A single region of the Pseudomonas sp. GGS8 genome encodes:
- the rlmN gene encoding 23S rRNA (adenine(2503)-C(2))-methyltransferase RlmN yields the protein MTTSTVKTNLLGLTQQEMEKFFDSIGEKRFRAGQVMKWIHHFGVDDFDAMTNVSKALREKLKAVAEIRGPEVVSEDISSDGTRKWVVRVASGSCVETVYIPQGKRGTLCVSSQAGCALDCSFCSTGKQGFNSNLTAAEVIGQVWIANKSFGSVPATVDRAITNVVMMGMGEPLLNFDNVVAAMHLMMDDLGYGISKRRVTLSTSGVVPMIDELSKHIDVSLALSLHAPNDALRNQLVPINKKYPLKMLLESCQRYMSSLGEKRVLTIEYTLLKDINDKVEHAVEMIELLKNVPCKINLIPFNPFPHSGYERPSNNAIRRFQDQLHHAGFNVTVRTTRGEDIDAACGQLVGQVLDRTRRSERYIAVRELSADNDMPQNAANNN from the coding sequence ATGACTACATCGACTGTAAAAACCAACCTGCTGGGTCTGACTCAACAGGAAATGGAGAAATTCTTCGACTCGATCGGGGAGAAGCGTTTCCGTGCCGGTCAGGTAATGAAATGGATTCACCACTTTGGCGTCGATGATTTCGACGCCATGACGAACGTCAGCAAGGCCTTGCGCGAAAAGCTCAAGGCCGTTGCTGAAATTCGTGGTCCGGAAGTGGTCAGCGAGGACATCTCCAGCGACGGCACCCGTAAGTGGGTGGTGCGCGTGGCGTCCGGCAGCTGCGTCGAGACCGTTTACATTCCCCAGGGCAAGCGCGGCACCTTGTGCGTTTCGTCCCAGGCAGGCTGTGCCCTGGATTGCAGTTTCTGCTCCACCGGCAAGCAAGGTTTCAATAGCAACCTCACCGCCGCCGAAGTCATCGGCCAGGTGTGGATTGCCAACAAATCCTTTGGCAGCGTCCCGGCAACCGTCGACCGTGCCATCACCAACGTGGTGATGATGGGCATGGGTGAGCCGCTGCTGAACTTCGACAACGTCGTGGCCGCCATGCATCTGATGATGGATGACCTGGGCTACGGGATCTCCAAGCGCCGCGTAACCCTGTCGACTTCGGGTGTGGTGCCGATGATTGATGAGCTGTCCAAGCACATCGATGTCTCCCTGGCGTTGTCCCTGCACGCACCGAATGACGCATTGCGTAACCAATTGGTGCCGATCAACAAGAAGTATCCGCTTAAGATGCTGCTGGAGTCGTGTCAGCGCTACATGTCGTCCCTGGGCGAAAAGCGTGTACTGACCATCGAGTACACCTTGCTCAAGGACATCAACGACAAGGTCGAGCACGCGGTCGAAATGATCGAGTTGCTCAAGAACGTTCCGTGCAAGATCAACCTGATTCCGTTCAACCCGTTCCCGCACTCCGGTTACGAGCGTCCGAGCAACAATGCGATTCGCCGTTTCCAGGATCAGCTTCACCATGCAGGCTTCAACGTCACCGTGCGTACCACCCGCGGTGAAGACATCGATGCCGCGTGTGGCCAATTGGTAGGGCAGGTGCTGGATCGCACCCGTCGCAGCGAACGTTATATCGCCGTGCGTGAGTTGAGCGCCGACAACGATATGCCGCAAAACGCTGCGAACAATAATTAA
- the pilW gene encoding type IV pilus biogenesis/stability protein PilW, protein MSLRFALLVLLASLCAGCVLSGDFNPMKTSKGRDEARAAYVQLGLGYLQQGMTERAKVPLKKALELDDSDADANAALGLVFQAEMEPELADQHFRKALSSRSTDARILNNYGSFLFEEKRYKEAYERFEQAAADTLYPERSRVFENLGMTASKLGQRDLARQQLEKALRLNRQQPRALLEMAELSFEDRHYVPARDYYDRFSLLAEQNARSLLLGVRLAKVFEDRDKAASFGLQLKRLYPGTPEYQQYLSEQ, encoded by the coding sequence ATGTCCCTGCGCTTCGCGCTGCTTGTGCTGTTGGCCAGCCTTTGTGCTGGTTGTGTCCTGTCGGGCGACTTCAACCCGATGAAGACCAGCAAGGGCCGTGATGAAGCGCGTGCCGCCTACGTGCAGCTGGGCCTTGGGTACTTGCAGCAGGGCATGACCGAGCGCGCCAAGGTCCCGCTGAAGAAAGCGTTGGAACTGGATGACTCGGATGCTGACGCCAACGCGGCTCTGGGGCTGGTGTTCCAGGCCGAGATGGAGCCGGAACTGGCCGATCAGCATTTTCGCAAGGCGCTGTCTTCCCGTTCCACCGATGCGCGAATCCTGAACAACTACGGCAGTTTTCTGTTCGAAGAAAAGCGTTACAAAGAGGCGTACGAGCGCTTTGAGCAGGCCGCCGCCGATACCCTGTATCCTGAACGTTCGCGGGTTTTCGAGAACCTCGGCATGACCGCTTCCAAGCTGGGCCAGCGTGATCTGGCCCGTCAGCAACTGGAAAAAGCCCTGCGTTTGAACCGCCAACAGCCACGTGCCCTGCTGGAAATGGCTGAGTTGTCATTCGAAGACAGGCATTATGTGCCCGCGCGTGACTATTACGATCGTTTTAGCCTGCTCGCCGAGCAAAATGCACGTAGTCTATTGCTCGGCGTTCGGCTGGCAAAAGTGTTTGAAGATCGCGACAAGGCCGCCAGTTTTGGCCTGCAATTAAAACGACTCTATCCCGGTACGCCGGAATATCAGCAATACCTGTCGGAGCAATGA
- a CDS encoding RodZ family helix-turn-helix domain-containing protein: MKAAHPEVVAANRVNPGETLRQARESNGWSLAEVALKLNLTVNSLSNLEAGAFDKLPGHTFARGYIRAYAKLLGMDQAVLVQQFDQSTGTDSQGSNVHSLGRIEEPVRVSHTILRIVSLLLLIAVIGGGFVWWQDQTSSRTKDLVSLAPEHVEVEGADGTTQIHPLDEPEDQAVAQGEAEGETPLALPQAETSAEERATEASAPAPTPAPAAPVATPVAPAHNTAPVVATPAAPAPAVPAVPAAVATAPVAPIVPASAPVAPVAGQGQVQLQFTADCWTQVTDGTGKVLLSGLKRKGESVSVSGKPPFAVRLGFARGAQVSYNGQVIDVAPFTSGETARLKLGQ, translated from the coding sequence ATGAAAGCGGCGCATCCCGAAGTTGTAGCAGCGAATCGCGTTAACCCCGGTGAGACTTTGCGCCAGGCCCGCGAAAGCAATGGCTGGTCGCTGGCAGAAGTGGCCCTCAAGCTCAACCTCACCGTCAATTCCCTGAGTAATCTGGAAGCCGGCGCTTTTGACAAGCTGCCTGGCCACACTTTTGCTCGTGGCTATATTCGCGCGTACGCCAAATTGCTGGGCATGGACCAGGCCGTTCTGGTTCAGCAGTTCGACCAATCCACCGGTACCGACTCCCAGGGCAGCAACGTCCACAGCCTGGGGCGTATCGAAGAACCTGTTCGGGTTTCCCACACCATTTTGCGAATTGTCAGCCTGCTGTTGCTGATCGCGGTGATTGGCGGTGGTTTTGTCTGGTGGCAGGATCAAACCTCATCGCGCACCAAAGACCTGGTCAGCCTGGCTCCGGAACACGTTGAAGTCGAAGGCGCCGACGGCACCACCCAGATCCATCCGCTGGACGAGCCGGAAGACCAGGCCGTCGCGCAAGGTGAGGCTGAAGGTGAAACGCCACTGGCGTTGCCGCAGGCCGAGACATCGGCAGAGGAACGAGCCACCGAAGCGAGCGCACCGGCCCCAACTCCAGCTCCAGCCGCCCCGGTAGCAACGCCTGTGGCTCCGGCCCACAACACTGCTCCGGTTGTCGCGACACCAGCAGCGCCAGCCCCGGCTGTTCCTGCGGTACCGGCAGCGGTTGCGACGGCTCCGGTTGCGCCGATCGTTCCAGCTTCTGCTCCAGTAGCTCCGGTTGCGGGCCAAGGCCAGGTTCAACTGCAATTCACCGCCGATTGCTGGACGCAAGTGACCGACGGCACAGGTAAAGTGCTGTTGAGTGGTCTCAAGCGTAAAGGCGAAAGTGTTTCCGTCAGCGGCAAGCCGCCCTTTGCCGTGCGTCTGGGCTTCGCCCGTGGCGCGCAGGTCAGCTACAACGGGCAGGTGATTGATGTCGCTCCGTTCACCAGTGGCGAGACTGCTCGCCTGAAGTTGGGTCAATAA
- the ispG gene encoding flavodoxin-dependent (E)-4-hydroxy-3-methylbut-2-enyl-diphosphate synthase: protein MHGESPIKRRESRKIWVGNVPVGGDAPIAVQSMTNSDTNDVAATVAQINRLEAAGVDIVRVSVPDMDAAEAFGKIKQLVKVPLVADIHFDYRIALRVAELGVDCLRINPGNIGREDRVRAVVDAARDRGIPIRIGVNAGSLEKDLQKKYGEPTPAALVESALRHVEHLERLNFQDFKVSVKASDVFMAVEAYRLLAKEIVQPLHLGITEAGGLRSGTVKSAVGLGMLLAEGIGDTIRISLAADPVEEVKVGYDILKSLHLRSRGINFIACPSCSRQNFDVVKTMNELEGRLEDLLVPLDVAVIGCVVNGPGEAKEAHIGLTGGTPNLIYIDGKPSQKLTNDNLVDELERLIRQKAAEKVEADAAVIARG, encoded by the coding sequence ATGCACGGCGAATCTCCAATCAAGCGTCGCGAATCCCGGAAAATCTGGGTCGGTAACGTGCCTGTTGGCGGCGATGCGCCCATCGCTGTGCAGAGCATGACCAACAGCGACACCAATGACGTGGCCGCCACCGTGGCCCAGATCAATCGTCTGGAAGCCGCTGGCGTCGATATCGTTCGGGTTTCGGTGCCGGACATGGACGCCGCCGAAGCCTTCGGCAAGATCAAACAACTGGTCAAAGTGCCGTTGGTGGCCGACATCCACTTCGACTACAGGATCGCACTGCGCGTAGCCGAACTGGGCGTCGATTGCCTACGGATCAACCCAGGTAACATCGGTCGTGAAGACCGCGTGCGTGCGGTGGTCGATGCCGCCCGTGATCGCGGGATTCCAATCCGTATCGGCGTGAACGCCGGTTCCCTGGAAAAAGACCTGCAAAAGAAATACGGCGAGCCGACTCCCGCTGCGCTGGTCGAGTCCGCCCTGCGTCACGTCGAACACCTGGAACGCCTGAACTTCCAGGACTTCAAAGTCAGCGTAAAAGCCTCCGACGTGTTCATGGCCGTTGAAGCCTACCGTTTGCTGGCCAAGGAAATCGTCCAGCCGTTGCACTTAGGGATCACCGAAGCCGGTGGTTTGCGTTCAGGCACAGTGAAATCCGCCGTGGGCCTCGGTATGCTGCTTGCCGAAGGGATTGGCGATACTATTCGCATCTCGTTGGCGGCCGACCCGGTCGAGGAAGTGAAAGTCGGCTACGACATTCTCAAATCCCTGCACCTGCGTTCCCGTGGCATCAACTTCATCGCCTGCCCGAGTTGCTCGCGGCAGAACTTCGATGTGGTCAAAACCATGAACGAGCTGGAAGGGCGTCTCGAAGACCTGTTGGTGCCGCTGGATGTTGCGGTAATCGGTTGCGTGGTCAACGGGCCGGGCGAAGCCAAGGAAGCCCATATCGGCTTGACCGGCGGCACGCCAAACCTGATTTACATCGACGGCAAGCCGTCGCAGAAACTGACGAATGACAATCTGGTGGATGAGCTTGAACGCTTGATCCGGCAGAAAGCGGCCGAAAAGGTCGAAGCTGACGCAGCTGTAATCGCTCGCGGCTGA
- the hisS gene encoding histidine--tRNA ligase codes for MSKSLQAIRGMNDILPEQTPLWRHFEGTVSRLLDNYGYKQIRMPIVEFTELFKRSIGEVTDIVEKEMYTFEDRNGDSLTLRPEGTAACVRAVLEHGITGGGQVQKLWYIGPMFRHERPQKGRYRQFHQIGCEVFNLDGPDIDAELIVLTWRLWGELGIRDAVKLELNSLGTAESRSRYREALVEYLSARLDQLDEDSQRRLKTNPLRVLDTKNADTQAVLADAPKMADYLDEESRVHFEGLRARLDAAGIPYVINPKLVRGLDYYSKTVFEWVTDQLGAQGTVCAGGRYDGLVEQMGGKPTPGVGFAMGIERLVLLLETLEQIPEEISRQVDVYLCAFGEAAELAGLALSERVRDQLPNLRLQVNAGAGSFKSQFKKADKSGALYALILGDDEMAQQVVGFKPLRGQGEQQSIAWDALAAHLATCVVQG; via the coding sequence GTGAGCAAGTCTCTGCAAGCCATTCGTGGCATGAACGACATCCTGCCCGAACAGACTCCCCTGTGGCGTCATTTCGAGGGCACCGTCTCGCGTCTGCTGGATAACTACGGTTACAAGCAGATCCGTATGCCGATCGTCGAGTTCACCGAGCTGTTCAAGCGCTCCATCGGTGAAGTGACCGACATCGTCGAAAAAGAGATGTACACCTTCGAAGACCGCAACGGCGATTCCCTGACCCTGCGCCCTGAAGGCACAGCGGCCTGCGTGCGTGCGGTGCTCGAACACGGCATTACCGGCGGCGGCCAGGTGCAGAAACTCTGGTACATCGGCCCGATGTTCCGCCACGAACGTCCGCAGAAAGGCCGTTATCGCCAGTTCCACCAGATCGGTTGTGAAGTCTTCAACCTCGACGGTCCGGACATCGACGCCGAGCTGATCGTGCTGACCTGGCGCCTGTGGGGCGAGCTGGGTATTCGCGATGCGGTCAAGCTCGAGCTCAACAGCCTGGGCACTGCCGAATCCCGCAGTCGTTATCGTGAAGCACTGGTCGAATACCTGTCCGCTCGCCTGGATCAACTGGACGAAGACAGCCAGCGCCGTCTGAAGACCAACCCGCTGCGCGTTCTGGATACCAAGAACGCCGATACTCAAGCGGTGCTGGCCGACGCGCCGAAAATGGCCGACTACCTCGACGAAGAATCCCGCGTGCACTTCGAGGGCCTCAGGGCTCGTCTGGACGCCGCCGGCATTCCTTACGTGATCAACCCGAAGCTGGTTCGCGGGCTGGATTACTACAGCAAGACCGTTTTCGAATGGGTCACCGACCAATTGGGCGCCCAAGGCACGGTGTGTGCCGGTGGTCGTTACGACGGTCTGGTGGAGCAGATGGGCGGCAAGCCGACCCCCGGCGTCGGTTTCGCCATGGGCATCGAGCGTCTGGTGCTGCTGCTTGAAACCCTGGAGCAGATTCCCGAAGAAATCTCCCGTCAGGTCGACGTTTACCTCTGCGCCTTCGGTGAAGCCGCCGAGCTGGCCGGTCTGGCCCTGAGCGAGCGTGTTCGCGATCAATTGCCCAACCTGCGCCTGCAAGTGAATGCCGGTGCTGGCAGCTTCAAAAGCCAGTTCAAGAAAGCCGACAAGAGCGGTGCGCTGTACGCATTGATCCTCGGTGACGACGAAATGGCCCAGCAAGTGGTAGGTTTCAAACCCCTGCGTGGCCAGGGCGAACAACAAAGCATTGCCTGGGATGCGCTTGCTGCACACCTGGCCACCTGCGTCGTGCAGGGTTGA
- a CDS encoding tetratricopeptide repeat protein has translation MSSTEDEHLAELKDWWTRNGKPLVTGGLLALVIVFGWQAFQKYQSNQSQGASILYQQLLETTLTPDGKPDAARVSELAGKLNSEFGGTAYAQYGSLFVAKVAVDSGKLDDAASELKAIVDKPANPALGEIARQRLAQVLAAQNKVDEALKLLEGDADKAFLATREELKGDLLVQLGRTDEANAAYQKAKAALSDEAAVGGLQIKLDDLAKGDA, from the coding sequence GTGTCGAGTACCGAAGACGAACATCTGGCGGAGTTGAAGGACTGGTGGACACGCAATGGCAAGCCCCTGGTCACTGGCGGCCTGTTGGCGCTGGTCATTGTGTTCGGCTGGCAGGCCTTTCAGAAGTATCAGAGCAATCAGTCGCAGGGCGCCTCGATTCTCTATCAGCAATTGCTGGAAACCACGCTGACGCCTGATGGCAAGCCTGATGCTGCACGTGTTTCGGAACTGGCCGGCAAGCTCAACAGCGAGTTCGGCGGCACTGCTTACGCGCAATACGGCAGCCTGTTCGTGGCGAAAGTCGCGGTCGACAGCGGCAAGCTGGACGACGCAGCCAGCGAGCTGAAAGCCATTGTCGACAAACCGGCCAACCCGGCACTGGGCGAAATCGCCCGTCAGCGCCTGGCGCAGGTACTGGCCGCGCAGAACAAGGTCGATGAAGCCCTGAAACTGCTCGAAGGCGATGCCGACAAGGCCTTCCTGGCCACTCGCGAAGAACTCAAGGGCGACTTGCTGGTGCAACTGGGTCGTACCGACGAAGCGAACGCGGCGTATCAAAAAGCCAAGGCGGCACTGTCGGATGAAGCGGCGGTCGGTGGCTTACAAATCAAGCTGGACGACCTGGCCAAAGGGGATGCGTGA
- the bamB gene encoding outer membrane protein assembly factor BamB, whose product MRDVIRWKHAALLALAILAAGCSSNSKKELPPAELTDFKEEVVLHKQWSRSIGNGQGETYNMLVPAIDGDTIYAADVTGVVMAMDRSNGDVKWKKKLELPVSGAVGVGYGLVMIGTLKGEIVALDASSGEEKWRARVTSEVLAPPATNGDVVVVQTQDDRLIGLDAATGNQRWLYDSTPAVLTLRGTSAPIVTNRLAVAGLSTGKVVALDISNGVPVWEQRVAIPQGRSELERVVDIDGGLLLSGGTLYVASYQGRVAALDLESGRQLWQRDASSYAGVAQGFGSVYVSLSSGTVEGVDERSTTALWSNDSLARRQLSAPEVFSSYVAVGDLEGYLHLLSQVDGRFVGRERIDSDGLRARPLVVGDTIYVYGNSGKLEALTIK is encoded by the coding sequence ATGCGTGACGTGATCCGTTGGAAACATGCAGCATTGCTGGCTCTGGCCATTCTGGCCGCGGGTTGCAGCAGCAACAGCAAAAAAGAATTGCCACCGGCCGAGTTGACCGACTTCAAAGAAGAAGTGGTTCTGCACAAGCAGTGGAGTCGTTCGATCGGTAACGGTCAGGGCGAAACCTACAACATGCTGGTTCCGGCGATCGATGGCGATACCATCTATGCCGCCGACGTCACCGGTGTGGTGATGGCGATGGATCGCAGCAATGGCGACGTCAAATGGAAGAAGAAGCTTGAACTGCCTGTTTCCGGCGCCGTTGGCGTGGGTTACGGTCTGGTCATGATCGGCACGCTCAAGGGCGAAATCGTTGCCCTGGACGCCAGCAGCGGTGAAGAGAAATGGCGCGCTCGCGTGACCAGTGAAGTCCTCGCGCCGCCAGCCACCAACGGTGACGTTGTGGTGGTTCAGACCCAGGATGACCGTCTGATTGGTCTGGATGCCGCCACCGGCAACCAGCGCTGGTTGTATGACAGCACCCCAGCGGTTCTGACCCTGCGCGGCACCAGCGCACCGATCGTCACCAACCGCCTTGCGGTGGCTGGCCTGTCGACCGGTAAAGTGGTCGCTCTGGATATTTCCAACGGCGTGCCGGTGTGGGAACAGCGTGTAGCGATTCCACAAGGTCGTTCGGAACTGGAGCGTGTGGTCGATATCGACGGTGGCTTGCTGTTGTCCGGCGGGACGCTGTACGTCGCCAGCTACCAGGGTCGCGTCGCGGCGCTGGACCTGGAAAGCGGTCGTCAGCTCTGGCAGCGTGATGCTTCCAGCTATGCCGGTGTCGCCCAGGGTTTTGGCAGCGTCTACGTGAGCCTGTCTTCGGGCACCGTTGAAGGCGTTGACGAACGTTCCACCACTGCATTGTGGAGTAACGATTCGCTGGCCCGCCGTCAACTGTCGGCCCCGGAAGTGTTTTCCAGCTACGTTGCAGTCGGTGACCTGGAAGGTTACCTGCACTTGCTGAGTCAGGTGGACGGTCGTTTCGTCGGCCGCGAGCGCATCGACAGCGACGGCCTGCGTGCCCGTCCGCTGGTGGTGGGTGACACGATTTATGTGTATGGCAACAGCGGCAAATTGGAAGCCCTGACCATCAAGTAA
- the der gene encoding ribosome biogenesis GTPase Der — protein sequence MVPVIALVGRPNVGKSTLFNRLTRTRDAIVGDLSGLTRDRQYGEAKWQGRSYILVDTGGISGDEHGMDEKMAEQSLLAIEEADVVLFLVDAKAGFTAADQMIAEHLRKRNKRSYVVANKVDNIDPEMARAEFAPLGMGHAIPIAGAHGRGITQMLEIALSDFPKDEEEPEEGEEEVVAEGEEAKRIPGPSEKDGIKIAIIGRPNVGKSTLVNRMLGEDRVIVYDQPGTTRDSIYIPFERNDEKYTLIDTAGVRKRGKIHEEVEKFSVVKTLQAIKDANVVIFVMDAREGVVDHDLNLLGFALEAGRALVIAINKWDGMTPSERDFVKVELQRRLFFVDFADIHFISALHGTGVGNLYASVQNSFKSAVTRWPTNRLTQILEDAVGEHAPPMVNNRRIKLRYAHLGGANPPIIVIHGNQIEKVPKSYVRYLENTYRRVLKLVGTPIRIEFKGGENPYEGNKNTLTDRQVNKKRRLMSHHKKADKKRRDKR from the coding sequence ATGGTTCCCGTAATCGCCCTGGTGGGCCGACCGAACGTCGGCAAGTCCACCTTGTTCAACCGCCTGACCAGGACTCGCGACGCCATCGTCGGCGACTTGTCCGGTCTGACCCGTGATCGCCAATACGGTGAGGCCAAGTGGCAAGGGCGTTCCTACATTCTGGTCGACACCGGCGGTATCTCCGGTGACGAGCACGGTATGGACGAAAAGATGGCCGAGCAGTCGCTGCTGGCCATTGAAGAAGCGGATGTCGTTCTGTTCCTGGTAGATGCCAAAGCCGGTTTCACCGCCGCCGACCAGATGATCGCCGAGCACTTGCGCAAGCGAAACAAGCGTTCCTACGTGGTCGCCAACAAGGTCGACAACATCGACCCTGAAATGGCCCGCGCCGAATTCGCCCCGTTGGGCATGGGCCACGCGATCCCGATCGCCGGTGCCCATGGTCGTGGCATCACCCAGATGCTGGAAATCGCCCTGAGCGACTTCCCGAAAGACGAAGAAGAGCCGGAAGAAGGCGAAGAAGAAGTCGTTGCCGAAGGTGAGGAAGCCAAGCGCATTCCTGGCCCAAGCGAAAAAGACGGTATCAAGATCGCTATCATCGGTCGTCCGAACGTCGGCAAGTCGACCTTGGTCAACCGCATGCTGGGTGAAGATCGGGTGATCGTGTATGACCAACCCGGTACCACCCGCGACAGTATCTACATCCCGTTCGAACGTAACGACGAGAAGTACACGCTGATCGACACCGCTGGTGTACGCAAGCGCGGCAAGATTCACGAAGAAGTCGAAAAATTCTCCGTGGTCAAAACCCTGCAGGCGATTAAAGACGCCAACGTGGTGATCTTCGTGATGGACGCCCGCGAAGGCGTGGTGGACCACGACCTCAACCTGCTGGGCTTTGCCCTTGAAGCCGGTCGTGCGCTGGTTATCGCGATCAACAAGTGGGACGGCATGACGCCGAGCGAGCGCGACTTCGTGAAGGTCGAGCTGCAACGTCGACTGTTCTTCGTCGACTTCGCCGACATCCACTTCATCTCGGCCCTGCACGGCACTGGCGTAGGCAACCTCTACGCTTCGGTACAGAACTCGTTCAAGTCCGCGGTCACCCGCTGGCCGACCAACCGCCTGACCCAGATTCTGGAAGATGCGGTTGGCGAGCACGCGCCACCGATGGTCAACAACCGTCGGATCAAGCTGCGTTATGCCCACTTGGGTGGTGCGAACCCGCCGATCATCGTGATCCACGGTAACCAGATCGAGAAGGTGCCGAAGTCTTACGTCCGTTATCTGGAAAACACTTACCGTCGTGTGCTCAAACTGGTCGGTACGCCGATCCGCATCGAGTTCAAGGGCGGCGAGAACCCGTACGAAGGTAACAAAAACACGCTCACCGACCGTCAGGTCAACAAGAAGCGTCGTTTGATGTCGCACCACAAGAAGGCCGACAAGAAGCGCCGCGACAAGCGCTGA
- a CDS encoding pyridoxal phosphate-dependent aminotransferase, with the protein MITSKLPNVGITIFTQMSQLAAQTGAINLSQGFPDFDGPQALRDAVGRHIASGHNQYSPMTGLPALRQQIAAKIARSYGAHVDADNEVTVTPGATQAIFCAIQAVIHSGDEVIVFDPAYDSYEPSVELAGGRCVHVQLGLKDFSIDFQKLAEAITPRTRMIILNTPHNPSGALISRAELDQLAALIRDRDIYVISDEVYEHLVFDGVPHASVLAHEELYQRAFVVSSFGKTYHVTGWKTGYVVAPPALTAELRKVHQYVSFCGVTPLQYALADYMAEHPEHVEELPGFYQAKRDLFCDLLTPSRFSFTRVAGTYFQLVDYSQIRPDLNDVEMALWMTREHGVASIPISVFYQTPPVGQRLVRLCFAKREETLREAAAKLCVI; encoded by the coding sequence ATGATCACCAGTAAGCTGCCGAATGTCGGCATCACTATCTTCACGCAGATGTCTCAGCTCGCGGCGCAAACCGGGGCGATCAATCTGTCCCAGGGTTTTCCCGATTTCGACGGCCCGCAGGCCTTGCGCGATGCGGTCGGTCGGCATATCGCCAGTGGCCATAACCAGTATTCGCCGATGACCGGCTTGCCGGCGTTGCGTCAGCAGATCGCGGCGAAGATCGCCCGCAGCTACGGCGCCCACGTCGATGCTGACAATGAAGTGACGGTCACTCCCGGCGCGACTCAGGCGATTTTTTGCGCGATTCAGGCGGTGATCCACAGCGGCGATGAAGTGATCGTGTTTGATCCGGCCTACGACAGTTATGAACCTTCGGTGGAGTTGGCCGGTGGTCGTTGTGTGCATGTGCAACTGGGCCTGAAAGACTTTTCCATCGATTTCCAGAAGCTTGCTGAAGCCATTACGCCGCGCACGCGGATGATCATTCTCAATACCCCGCACAACCCCAGCGGCGCACTGATCAGCCGTGCCGAACTGGATCAGTTGGCGGCATTGATCCGCGACCGCGACATCTATGTGATCAGCGACGAAGTCTACGAACACTTGGTGTTCGATGGCGTGCCTCACGCCAGCGTATTGGCCCATGAAGAGCTGTATCAGCGTGCTTTCGTGGTCAGTTCGTTCGGCAAGACGTACCACGTCACCGGTTGGAAAACCGGTTATGTCGTGGCACCGCCAGCCCTTACCGCGGAGCTGCGCAAGGTGCACCAGTACGTCAGTTTCTGCGGCGTGACGCCGTTGCAGTACGCCTTGGCCGATTACATGGCCGAGCACCCGGAACACGTTGAAGAGCTGCCGGGCTTCTATCAAGCCAAGCGCGATCTGTTCTGCGATCTGCTGACGCCATCGCGCTTCAGTTTTACTCGCGTGGCCGGTACTTATTTCCAACTGGTCGATTATTCGCAGATTCGCCCGGACCTCAATGACGTCGAAATGGCGCTATGGATGACCCGCGAGCATGGCGTCGCGAGCATCCCGATCTCGGTTTTCTACCAGACGCCACCGGTCGGCCAGCGTCTGGTGCGTCTGTGCTTTGCCAAGCGCGAGGAGACCCTGCGTGAAGCAGCGGCAAAACTATGCGTGATTTGA